A portion of the Bacteroides faecium genome contains these proteins:
- a CDS encoding ATP-binding protein translates to MKYPIGIQSFDQIREDGFVYVDKTDLVYNLVTNGKTYFLSRPRRFGKSLLISTLACYFQGRKELFEGLAIANLEKDWLQYPIFRVDFNGGNYTREGELEKSIETYIAKWEVEYGKDPLETTTGDRFKGVLQRAYQKTGQRAVVLIDEYDKPILDVLDTGAFTRNHEGEKRLLEDHHREILKSFYSTFKGADEYLKFVLLTGVTKFSQVSVFSGFNQPDDISMDERYESLCGITQEEIESYFTESILELAESEQTTVEEMKEWLKRQYDGYHFGRTMKDIYNPFSILNAFNKKQIRDYWFATGTPTYLIRLLQHSREQMNELTGKFYKPSLFVDYKANVEQPLPMIYQSGYLTIKEYNKRMGTYLLDFPNNEVREGFLSVLAASYMKPKSKEVTSWITEAVMDLERGDTDTFRRSLTSFLASIPYDSHGSLKDMDITEKHFQYTFYLLLRLIGVYCNAIHCEDRQSYGRVDCTLEMENYVYIFEFKMDGTAQEALEQIEKTGYAKPYLADKRKVVCIGVNFSSVTRTVEDWEEISIA, encoded by the coding sequence ATGAAATATCCTATTGGAATACAGAGTTTCGACCAAATACGCGAAGACGGATTCGTTTATGTAGACAAGACGGACTTGGTTTATAATCTCGTTACGAATGGAAAAACTTATTTCTTGAGCCGTCCCCGCCGCTTCGGAAAGAGCTTGCTGATAAGCACATTAGCCTGTTACTTTCAAGGGCGAAAAGAACTCTTTGAGGGACTCGCAATCGCTAATCTTGAAAAGGACTGGTTACAATATCCTATCTTCCGCGTGGACTTCAATGGCGGGAACTACACCCGTGAAGGAGAATTGGAAAAAAGCATCGAAACATACATAGCCAAATGGGAAGTTGAATATGGTAAAGACCCTCTTGAAACCACCACAGGCGACCGCTTCAAGGGAGTGTTACAACGTGCCTACCAAAAGACCGGACAGCGCGCCGTAGTGCTAATTGATGAATATGACAAACCCATCCTCGATGTGCTGGACACCGGAGCTTTTACACGCAACCACGAAGGAGAAAAACGACTGCTCGAGGATCATCACAGGGAAATTCTAAAGTCGTTCTATTCTACCTTCAAAGGAGCCGACGAGTACCTGAAATTCGTACTGCTGACGGGAGTCACGAAATTCTCGCAAGTAAGTGTATTCAGCGGTTTCAACCAACCGGACGACATCAGTATGGACGAACGCTATGAATCATTGTGCGGAATCACACAAGAAGAAATAGAAAGTTATTTCACCGAATCAATTTTGGAACTGGCAGAGTCAGAACAAACCACCGTAGAAGAAATGAAGGAATGGTTGAAACGCCAATACGACGGTTATCACTTTGGGAGAACCATGAAGGATATTTATAACCCGTTCAGCATACTCAACGCATTCAACAAGAAACAGATTCGTGATTACTGGTTTGCCACCGGTACCCCCACCTATCTGATACGCCTGCTGCAACACAGCCGTGAACAGATGAACGAACTGACAGGAAAGTTCTATAAGCCATCCTTATTTGTAGACTATAAGGCGAACGTAGAACAACCCCTACCGATGATTTACCAAAGTGGATACCTCACCATCAAGGAGTATAACAAAAGAATGGGAACCTATCTGCTCGATTTTCCGAATAATGAAGTACGTGAAGGATTTTTGTCCGTGTTGGCAGCCAGCTATATGAAGCCGAAGAGCAAGGAAGTGACGAGTTGGATAACGGAAGCCGTAATGGATCTTGAACGAGGCGACACAGATACATTCCGCCGTTCGCTCACTTCTTTCCTGGCAAGTATTCCCTATGATTCACACGGATCGTTGAAGGATATGGATATCACTGAGAAACATTTTCAATACACTTTCTATCTATTGCTTCGACTCATAGGGGTATATTGCAATGCCATCCATTGCGAAGACCGCCAAAGCTACGGACGGGTGGATTGCACACTGGAGATGGAGAACTACGTCTATATCTTTGAATTCAAAATGGACGGAACAGCACAGGAAGCTTTGGAACAAATAGAGAAGACCGGCTATGCCAAACCTTATCTGGCAGACAAACGAAAAGTGGTTTGCATCGGAGTGAACTTTTCATCCGTCACACGGACAGTAGAAGATTGGGAAGAAATTTCCATCGCATGA
- a CDS encoding transglutaminase domain-containing protein, whose product MKYLNLTLLLAICPFYCLAQNNTFREQYEAFKQQKNIEYDDFRQKANRDYAEFMRKAWVWHQAKPGLLMPIQPDPPMPAPAPPTLDKGQSLKEKITPYRAIFNTPPVIEQPTPIAPIPEMKQTEGNFHFRSYGTEMQVRLNENNRFTLQSTGEADVADAWELLSGTAYNNLIKECLAIRANYQLCDWAYLNTLEQLANSFLGAGTPEATLLQAFLFHQSGYQVRLGRSKSNGLYMLVASRHIIYNMNFFDIDGKQFYPLHYKENGLYIYNNAFPKEQQLSLEVNREQRFDENPLPARILQSKGEYSLSVTLVFNKNLLDFYNTYPQSYINNDGTTKWRFYAQTPISQTIKEKLYPVLQTAISGKSEQEAANILINFVQTSLTYGYDDEIWGGDRPFFADETLYYPYSDCEDRAILFSNLIRDLLHLDTVLLYYPGHLAMAICFHKETGGQTLIINNRKFTYCEPTCSGYAPVGWCPQELVSMQPEVILY is encoded by the coding sequence ATGAAGTATCTGAATCTCACATTATTATTAGCGATTTGTCCTTTTTATTGTCTAGCTCAGAATAATACATTCAGGGAACAATACGAAGCTTTCAAGCAACAAAAAAACATTGAGTATGATGATTTCCGGCAAAAAGCAAATCGGGATTACGCAGAGTTTATGCGGAAAGCATGGGTATGGCATCAAGCAAAACCGGGATTACTGATGCCCATACAGCCCGATCCGCCCATGCCGGCTCCCGCTCCCCCGACATTGGATAAAGGACAATCCCTAAAAGAAAAAATAACTCCTTATAGAGCCATTTTCAACACCCCTCCTGTCATTGAGCAACCGACGCCTATTGCTCCTATTCCTGAAATGAAGCAAACTGAAGGAAACTTTCATTTTCGCAGCTACGGAACTGAAATGCAGGTACGTCTTAATGAAAACAACCGCTTCACCTTGCAAAGCACGGGAGAAGCAGATGTGGCAGATGCATGGGAACTTCTATCCGGCACTGCATATAACAACCTCATTAAAGAATGCTTGGCGATACGCGCCAATTATCAATTGTGTGACTGGGCATACCTAAATACATTGGAACAATTGGCAAATAGCTTTTTGGGCGCAGGAACTCCGGAAGCCACATTACTGCAAGCTTTCCTTTTTCATCAATCCGGCTATCAAGTAAGACTGGGACGTTCTAAAAGCAACGGACTTTACATGCTGGTAGCCAGCCGCCATATTATCTATAATATGAACTTTTTCGATATAGACGGAAAACAATTCTACCCGCTTCACTATAAGGAAAACGGACTTTATATATACAACAATGCTTTTCCAAAAGAACAGCAGTTATCCTTAGAAGTAAACCGAGAACAACGATTCGACGAAAATCCCCTGCCCGCACGAATATTGCAATCAAAAGGAGAATATTCATTGAGCGTGACACTGGTATTCAATAAAAACTTGCTCGATTTCTACAACACTTATCCACAGTCATATATTAATAATGACGGCACTACCAAATGGCGCTTTTATGCCCAAACACCGATTAGTCAAACAATAAAAGAGAAGCTATACCCCGTTTTACAAACAGCAATAAGCGGAAAAAGTGAACAGGAGGCTGCCAATATCCTCATCAACTTTGTACAAACATCTCTAACCTATGGTTACGATGACGAAATATGGGGAGGTGACCGCCCGTTCTTCGCCGACGAAACTCTTTATTATCCATATAGTGACTGCGAGGACAGGGCAATCTTATTCTCAAACCTAATCCGCGACCTGCTACATTTGGATACCGTACTGCTTTATTATCCCGGTCATTTGGCAATGGCTATTTGCTTCCACAAAGAAACAGGTGGGCAGACACTAATCATTAATAACAGAAAGTTTACGTACTGCGAACCGACTTGTAGCGGTTATGCACCGGTAGGATGGTGTCCCCAAGAACTTGTTTCAATGCAACCGGAAGTGATACTCTATTAA
- a CDS encoding fimbrillin family protein: MKRIQSILIATLTGCALSVSSCSNEDETLQTSNDKKAPLEIDVNISQTRSIIYGTNLPEECDFGIFAIKGNGNEALTYGYNNRVTYVDGNCTLNNKIYLTEDIDVPIYAYYPYREECNLHSIPIETASQTDYLYGYSANSDNQLTYVKASNPKAKILFKHGLSRITFNIKKAENNTKEYNLSSVGVSGVPTHAYLNVMDGGSILDPSEESDIAIESNITISQTNSSVDLLAIPMNMDEKTVTLKLSFGNQDEAIVTIPQTNWQSGQQYTYNVLIKEGQLQISEAVITAWNNTNQTGIEVGDNNYAGATIGDIYYSDNTYSSSSNINPYKTPIGIVFALTDEKDGDINRTLRHSEHGRIIALQDISEDRYAWSTESNDVTELYNYTATSGVETTKINAQGMIVQWDINKDQAWGDFNGQANTSKICTEAYPAAYACYTYQTEGRTAGSWYLPASGELKLLELLYNAKIIYNVSNDWFTAAGGIYWSSTERGIENAVSWDSSEPYQIPGNNKKTTLPVRAASTF; encoded by the coding sequence ATGAAAAGAATTCAATCTATACTGATAGCTACTTTAACAGGCTGCGCACTGTCCGTCTCTTCCTGTAGCAATGAAGACGAAACTCTTCAGACAAGTAATGACAAAAAAGCTCCTTTGGAAATAGATGTCAATATATCACAGACCCGTTCCATTATTTACGGTACAAATCTGCCGGAAGAATGCGACTTTGGTATATTTGCCATAAAAGGGAATGGTAATGAAGCCCTCACTTATGGCTACAATAATAGAGTTACTTATGTAGATGGTAATTGCACACTCAATAATAAGATATACTTGACGGAAGATATAGACGTACCCATCTACGCTTATTATCCATATAGAGAAGAATGCAATCTTCACTCAATTCCAATTGAGACAGCATCGCAAACGGATTATTTATATGGATATAGCGCAAACTCGGACAATCAACTAACCTATGTAAAGGCTAGCAATCCTAAAGCTAAGATACTGTTTAAGCATGGATTATCCCGCATTACTTTCAATATTAAAAAGGCGGAAAATAATACCAAAGAATATAATCTTTCATCTGTAGGGGTATCCGGTGTTCCTACTCATGCGTATTTGAATGTAATGGATGGTGGGAGTATTCTCGACCCTTCCGAAGAAAGCGACATTGCTATAGAGTCAAATATCACTATCAGCCAGACTAATAGTTCTGTAGATTTATTGGCAATCCCCATGAATATGGACGAGAAGACTGTAACATTAAAGTTATCATTCGGTAATCAGGATGAAGCTATCGTTACTATTCCTCAGACTAACTGGCAATCGGGACAGCAATATACATATAATGTACTCATCAAGGAAGGGCAGTTGCAAATCAGTGAAGCGGTAATTACAGCATGGAACAATACTAATCAGACCGGAATCGAAGTTGGAGATAATAATTATGCAGGTGCCACTATTGGAGATATCTATTATAGTGACAATACTTATTCCTCTTCATCCAACATCAATCCATACAAAACGCCCATAGGTATTGTATTCGCACTCACTGACGAAAAAGACGGAGATATCAATCGGACATTAAGACATTCAGAGCATGGAAGAATCATTGCATTACAAGATATAAGTGAAGATAGATATGCATGGTCAACTGAATCCAATGACGTAACAGAACTCTACAATTATACAGCAACTTCAGGTGTCGAAACGACGAAGATAAACGCACAAGGAATGATTGTACAATGGGATATAAATAAAGACCAAGCATGGGGTGATTTCAATGGGCAAGCAAACACCTCAAAGATCTGCACAGAAGCATATCCTGCCGCCTATGCATGCTACACCTATCAAACCGAAGGAAGAACAGCAGGAAGTTGGTATTTACCTGCATCAGGCGAATTAAAGTTATTAGAGCTACTCTACAATGCTAAAATCATCTATAATGTCTCAAATGACTGGTTCACCGCAGCAGGTGGAATATATTGGTCATCAACAGAAAGAGGAATTGAAAACGCTGTTTCTTGGGATAGTAGCGAACCTTATCAGATACCGGGGAACAACAAGAAAACAACTTTGCCAGTCCGTGCTGCCAGTACATTTTAA
- a CDS encoding DUF3836 domain-containing protein, whose protein sequence is MKTTVLFRIIVLVAMVFAGIANAEVKAQDNNFITNEEKVGDLVVSKVIYRLDGSLYRHMKYDFTYDDQKRMSAKEAFKWDAASEKWTPYFKINYTYTSNEITLVYARWNDSHKAYDASVEKSVYELNDANMPIAYMNYKWNDYKWTEEAGANWAINTATPAMNEASLLIADR, encoded by the coding sequence ATGAAAACTACAGTATTATTCAGAATAATCGTTTTAGTTGCTATGGTATTTGCAGGTATTGCTAATGCGGAAGTGAAAGCACAAGACAATAACTTCATTACTAATGAAGAAAAAGTGGGTGATCTTGTTGTTTCGAAGGTGATTTACAGACTGGACGGTTCTCTTTACCGTCACATGAAATATGATTTTACTTATGACGATCAGAAGAGAATGTCTGCAAAAGAGGCTTTCAAATGGGATGCTGCCAGTGAAAAATGGACTCCGTACTTCAAGATAAACTATACCTATACTTCTAATGAAATCACATTGGTATATGCACGTTGGAACGACTCTCACAAAGCTTACGATGCATCGGTAGAAAAGAGCGTATATGAACTGAATGATGCTAATATGCCGATAGCTTATATGAACTACAAATGGAATGACTATAAATGGACTGAAGAAGCCGGTGCCAACTGGGCTATTAATACAGCTACACCGGCTATGAATGAAGCCAGTCTGTTGATTGCCGACAGATAA
- a CDS encoding IS1595 family transposase, giving the protein MKGKSLYTMFSEALSSEEKAIKYFEKMRWDGKIVSPFDPTSKVYKCGNGKYKCKNTGRYFDVKTGTPLANTKLPMTKWLLAMFLFQADKGGISSCQLARILEITQKSAWHMLMKIREFAAKANVNNSKLSGEVEIDETFVGGKNKNRHKDKKVEKCQGRSYKDKVPVFGILERDGKVIAKVVPNTQCKTLVPIIKECVEEGSVVYTDGWDYNGLHGKYEQRSVDHESHFYGTTYATEFGEIIMVSTNGIENVWSHFDRMMLGTYIRVSKKHLQKYIDEFIFRFNTRNFTDSQRFNLLLRNVA; this is encoded by the coding sequence ATGAAAGGCAAGAGTTTATACACAATGTTCTCAGAAGCTCTTTCAAGTGAAGAAAAAGCTATCAAGTACTTTGAGAAAATGAGATGGGACGGCAAGATAGTATCACCATTTGACCCGACATCTAAGGTGTACAAATGTGGTAATGGGAAATATAAATGCAAGAATACTGGAAGATACTTCGATGTAAAAACAGGTACTCCACTTGCAAATACCAAATTGCCTATGACAAAGTGGTTACTTGCAATGTTTTTGTTCCAAGCGGATAAAGGTGGCATTTCTTCGTGTCAATTAGCTCGTATCTTAGAGATAACTCAAAAATCCGCTTGGCATATGCTTATGAAAATTAGAGAGTTCGCTGCAAAAGCAAATGTAAATAATTCTAAGTTATCGGGTGAAGTTGAGATAGACGAAACATTTGTAGGTGGTAAAAACAAGAATCGCCATAAAGACAAGAAAGTAGAAAAATGTCAAGGACGTAGTTACAAGGATAAAGTCCCTGTATTTGGAATATTAGAAAGAGATGGAAAGGTAATAGCTAAAGTCGTTCCTAATACCCAATGCAAAACATTAGTCCCAATCATTAAAGAATGTGTTGAGGAAGGAAGTGTTGTATATACCGATGGATGGGATTATAACGGTTTACATGGAAAATATGAACAAAGGTCTGTTGACCATGAGAGCCATTTCTACGGTACAACTTATGCGACTGAGTTTGGAGAGATAATAATGGTTAGCACTAATGGTATCGAAAATGTATGGTCGCATTTTGACAGAATGATGTTAGGAACGTATATTCGAGTAAGCAAAAAACATTTGCAAAAGTATATTGATGAATTTATTTTCCGATTTAACACTCGGAATTTCACCGATTCTCAAAGATTTAATTTACTTTTGCGTAATGTTGCTTAA
- a CDS encoding fimbrillin family protein: protein MKKIQYILSSMALGVCILLSGCQDLDEPTRTVPVIGEIGTSNISATSITLTGSVYGSYDKCYFLLSTSQDMSNAEEYSANVIGGNASTTIYELRPNTTYYYVLVVTKGDDEARGKVSSATTSDNIFKIGNVTFGNGESGEMPTEIGTCIWRMPQQPISDYVNAKLSKNGDSWEIPYSWEMISNGNYVMYAYAPYDESLTENENFYSGGRIPVATYKYNAIDYLYGQSNEFNVNQTTANVTMYHALAKVVFKFKLAEYYQNDNAVITDITLSNQKDGGNILPTTGYINLRNGGFETDGYSYSEPLKYSTEISVNKATTTEVVIMSIPTMAYGTITITITIDGHTYSQPLTINGETAWKRGQQYSFDATVNESELVLGNVEVEAWHNNNSGDITINN from the coding sequence ATGAAAAAGATACAATATATATTGAGCAGCATGGCGCTAGGCGTATGCATATTGCTCAGCGGTTGTCAGGATTTGGATGAACCGACACGTACTGTTCCAGTAATAGGGGAGATAGGGACAAGTAATATCAGTGCCACATCTATCACTCTTACGGGATCTGTTTACGGCTCTTATGACAAGTGCTATTTCCTTCTTTCCACCTCACAGGATATGAGCAACGCGGAAGAATATTCCGCCAATGTAATTGGCGGTAATGCCAGTACAACGATTTATGAACTGCGCCCCAACACGACTTATTATTATGTATTGGTTGTCACAAAAGGCGACGACGAAGCACGGGGAAAAGTATCTTCCGCGACAACATCGGACAATATTTTTAAAATAGGTAACGTAACGTTCGGCAACGGAGAAAGTGGAGAGATGCCGACAGAGATTGGAACGTGTATATGGAGAATGCCCCAACAGCCAATAAGTGATTATGTGAATGCAAAACTCTCCAAGAATGGAGATTCATGGGAAATTCCTTATTCATGGGAAATGATATCGAATGGAAATTATGTGATGTATGCGTATGCACCATATGATGAAAGTCTCACAGAAAATGAGAACTTTTATTCCGGAGGACGTATCCCTGTAGCAACTTATAAATACAATGCCATCGATTATCTGTATGGTCAAAGCAACGAATTCAATGTAAACCAGACTACGGCAAATGTCACGATGTATCATGCTTTGGCTAAAGTTGTCTTTAAATTTAAATTAGCAGAATATTATCAGAATGATAACGCTGTCATTACCGACATTACATTGAGTAACCAGAAAGATGGCGGAAACATATTACCTACTACCGGATATATAAATCTTCGAAACGGCGGTTTTGAGACAGACGGATATTCATATAGCGAACCGTTAAAATACTCTACAGAAATATCGGTAAATAAAGCCACAACCACCGAAGTGGTAATAATGTCTATCCCCACAATGGCATATGGCACTATAACCATAACTATCACCATAGACGGTCATACATATTCTCAACCATTGACAATAAATGGAGAGACGGCATGGAAAAGAGGACAACAATATTCTTTTGATGCTACCGTGAATGAATCAGAACTCGTTCTTGGTAATGTAGAGGTAGAAGCATGGCACAATAATAACAGTGGTGACATCACAATAAACAATTAA
- the msrB gene encoding peptide-methionine (R)-S-oxide reductase MsrB, with amino-acid sequence MKHFIILVILMISNIFLGVAKPMKNQAEIYFAGGCFWGTEHFLKQIRGVESTQAGYANSIVDNPSYEQVCSGKTNAAETVKVVYDPEVVNLTLLLDLYFKTIDPTSLNRQGNDRGTQYRTGIYYTDKADVPVINQAIQVLATQYRSPIAIEVKPLTNFYPAETYHQDYLDKNPNGYCHINPALFEMARKANAPQTKSYQKPDDATLRKKLSAEQYAVTQKSATEPAFHNEYWNEHRPGIYVDITTGEPLFVSTDKFDSGCGWPSFSKPIQKDLIAEKKDSSYGMLRTEVRSKSGDAHLGHVFTDGPKDKGGLRYCINSASLRFIPKEKMKEEGYGEYLPLVK; translated from the coding sequence ATGAAACATTTTATTATCTTAGTGATTCTGATGATTAGTAATATATTTTTAGGAGTTGCTAAACCAATGAAAAATCAAGCAGAAATCTATTTCGCAGGGGGATGTTTTTGGGGAACAGAACATTTTCTGAAGCAAATAAGAGGAGTAGAAAGTACTCAGGCAGGATATGCCAACAGTATTGTAGATAATCCTAGTTATGAACAGGTATGTTCGGGAAAGACGAATGCAGCCGAAACGGTGAAAGTGGTCTATGATCCCGAAGTCGTCAATTTGACTTTATTGCTCGATTTGTATTTTAAAACAATCGACCCGACTAGTCTCAACCGACAAGGCAATGACCGTGGTACACAGTACAGAACAGGAATTTATTATACCGATAAAGCCGATGTGCCTGTCATTAATCAGGCTATTCAGGTGCTGGCAACCCAATATAGAAGCCCTATTGCCATAGAAGTGAAGCCACTGACCAACTTCTATCCGGCAGAAACTTATCATCAGGATTATTTGGACAAAAATCCAAACGGATATTGTCATATCAATCCGGCTTTATTCGAAATGGCACGAAAGGCCAACGCTCCCCAAACGAAGAGTTATCAAAAGCCGGATGATGCAACTTTACGGAAAAAGCTATCAGCAGAACAATACGCTGTTACTCAAAAAAGCGCTACTGAACCAGCATTCCATAACGAATACTGGAACGAGCATCGCCCGGGTATTTATGTCGATATCACTACCGGTGAGCCACTGTTTGTTTCCACTGACAAGTTCGATTCGGGTTGTGGATGGCCTAGCTTCTCCAAACCGATTCAAAAAGACTTGATTGCAGAGAAAAAAGACTCTTCTTATGGAATGCTCCGGACAGAGGTACGCAGTAAAAGTGGTGACGCTCATTTGGGACATGTATTCACAGACGGTCCAAAAGACAAAGGCGGACTTCGCTATTGCATTAACAGTGCTTCACTCCGCTTTATCCCAAAAGAAAAGATGAAAGAAGAAGGTTATGGAGAATATTTGCCGCTCGTCAAGTAA
- a CDS encoding DUF4384 domain-containing protein, giving the protein MKKYTSLLFLLIFPLTLSAQKTEKVCGEYTYYAPADKTLEQAKQIALERAKIQALADEFGTIVSQSNATLMQNENGKTDSHFFSLSNSEVKGEWLEDQGEPEYQINYEQGMLVIKCSVCGKARAITNKAVDFTALILRNGTEEKFASVDFRNGDDMFLFFQAPTDGYIAVYLVDQTPTAYCLLPYQSDGNGQQPVKHGEKYVFFSPKLAKDTKSLVDEYTLTCSGTIEHNQVYVIFSPNPFTKALDSQQNSSLPRQLSYEDFSKWLGKCRKRDEKMGMKRMDIEIKKN; this is encoded by the coding sequence ATGAAGAAATACACTTCTTTGTTATTTTTATTAATTTTCCCGCTCACCCTCTCCGCCCAAAAGACGGAGAAGGTCTGTGGGGAATACACTTATTATGCCCCGGCAGACAAAACACTGGAACAAGCAAAACAAATCGCCTTGGAGCGAGCAAAAATACAAGCCTTGGCAGATGAATTCGGAACGATTGTTTCGCAAAGTAACGCCACTCTGATGCAGAACGAAAATGGAAAAACAGACAGTCATTTCTTCTCACTTAGCAACAGCGAAGTAAAAGGCGAATGGTTGGAAGACCAAGGAGAACCGGAATATCAAATCAACTATGAACAAGGGATGCTGGTTATTAAATGTTCTGTCTGCGGAAAAGCACGTGCCATCACCAACAAAGCTGTAGACTTTACGGCACTGATACTCCGCAACGGAACGGAAGAAAAGTTTGCCAGTGTGGATTTTCGTAACGGCGACGACATGTTCTTGTTCTTTCAAGCTCCTACCGACGGCTATATAGCAGTTTACTTGGTAGACCAAACACCTACTGCCTATTGCCTGCTCCCCTATCAAAGTGACGGAAACGGACAACAGCCTGTGAAACATGGAGAAAAATATGTGTTCTTCTCACCAAAGCTTGCCAAAGATACAAAATCTCTCGTCGATGAATATACACTTACTTGCAGCGGAACAATAGAGCACAATCAAGTTTATGTTATTTTCTCACCCAACCCTTTCACTAAAGCCTTAGACAGTCAGCAAAATTCATCACTTCCCCGTCAACTAAGTTATGAGGATTTCTCCAAGTGGCTGGGAAAATGTAGAAAACGAGATGAAAAGATGGGGATGAAAAGGATGGATATAGAAATAAAAAAGAACTAA
- a CDS encoding fimbrillin family protein, translated as MKANIKSLLLCLSIITYCSCSENYEEENSNKSSILEITTGIQTRSVIESTSFSGGEQIGVYASDTEGEDYAEGSWNMKAVYNNKWYFDNPLILSEQKATIYAYYPYNEKATIGKSTFVNITPNVYEAIGGQADYLYGQGEADATYPTAKITFKHALARITFAIKRDKNDAGNGVLNKITLRNALGKKTISTTGTMDITTGTITPNVKENASVILSTNYTLNNSTEQKVDILVIPTEITEGDVELVLTIDEGLYVIKMPATKWEKGQQYTYPIIINRTDAHMGEITKAQIGDYYYKDGTWSTEYNSQKVCIGIIFALSDEKDGDINISLKASEHGRIVALNDIEGDYLWIDRDYIDVEGIPNYSSVDGYIKNGYLPHDGNDNYQTEKEHIQPWNLNSWPEINGKYYAFTDYTGRQHNSYLKQTDYPAALNCDSSRDGFWYLPSIGEMARLGMAYSAGLISSVKQDNFSNFHEVDYWTSSEYNEEMAWRYNPSNAYVGQYNKKSRLRVRPVSSF; from the coding sequence ATGAAAGCAAATATAAAATCATTACTTCTCTGCTTGAGTATAATAACTTATTGTTCTTGTAGCGAAAACTATGAAGAAGAAAACAGCAACAAAAGCAGTATACTAGAAATCACAACAGGTATTCAAACCCGCTCCGTTATAGAGTCGACTTCTTTCTCCGGCGGAGAACAAATCGGAGTATATGCTTCAGATACGGAAGGGGAAGACTATGCAGAAGGAAGTTGGAATATGAAAGCTGTATATAACAATAAATGGTATTTTGACAATCCACTTATTCTGTCCGAACAAAAGGCAACCATTTACGCTTATTACCCTTATAATGAAAAAGCCACCATTGGCAAGAGCACATTTGTAAACATCACCCCTAACGTCTATGAAGCTATAGGTGGTCAAGCAGATTACCTATATGGACAAGGAGAAGCAGACGCAACGTATCCGACAGCAAAGATTACATTCAAGCATGCATTGGCACGCATCACCTTTGCCATCAAAAGGGACAAGAACGACGCAGGCAATGGAGTGTTAAACAAAATAACTTTAAGAAATGCATTAGGAAAGAAAACGATTTCCACCACTGGAACAATGGATATTACCACTGGAACAATTACTCCGAATGTAAAGGAAAATGCTTCTGTTATATTATCCACGAACTATACCCTCAATAACTCTACAGAACAAAAGGTGGATATACTTGTGATTCCCACAGAAATAACAGAAGGTGATGTTGAATTAGTATTAACCATCGATGAAGGACTATATGTCATTAAAATGCCTGCTACCAAATGGGAAAAAGGGCAACAATATACGTACCCAATCATCATCAACAGAACAGATGCACACATGGGGGAAATCACCAAAGCTCAAATTGGAGATTACTACTATAAAGACGGCACATGGTCTACAGAATATAATAGCCAAAAAGTCTGCATAGGTATTATTTTTGCTTTGAGTGATGAAAAAGACGGTGATATTAATATCTCATTAAAAGCATCTGAGCATGGTAGAATTGTTGCATTAAATGATATAGAAGGAGACTACCTTTGGATAGACAGAGATTATATTGATGTAGAAGGTATCCCTAACTACTCTTCAGTAGACGGATATATCAAAAATGGATATCTACCGCATGACGGCAATGATAACTATCAGACAGAAAAAGAACATATTCAACCATGGAATCTTAACAGTTGGCCGGAAATAAATGGTAAATACTATGCATTCACAGACTATACAGGCAGACAACATAATAGCTATTTAAAACAAACAGATTATCCTGCTGCACTAAATTGTGATTCTTCAAGAGACGGATTTTGGTATCTACCATCCATCGGAGAGATGGCAAGGTTAGGAATGGCATATAGCGCCGGATTGATTAGTAGTGTCAAACAAGATAACTTCTCTAATTTCCACGAAGTAGATTATTGGACATCTTCCGAATATAATGAAGAAATGGCCTGGAGATATAATCCCAGCAATGCATACGTCGGGCAATATAACAAAAAGAGTAGATTACGTGTCCGTCCTGTCTCTTCATTCTAA